Proteins from a single region of Candidatus Binatus sp.:
- a CDS encoding BON domain-containing protein: MGDGAIRDHLRAAMLQEGAFTDCRIQTAEERRVGASVEAATDGDNYIEIAVADGVVTLNGKVESLSHKRLAGLLAWWVPGTRDVVNGIEVKPFEDDRDDEISDAVTMALEKDRLLTHDSIKVSTRNSVVTLEGAVPNNRQAQMAEADAWYIFGVDGVINHLRAAQA; the protein is encoded by the coding sequence ATGGGTGATGGCGCGATCCGGGATCACCTGCGCGCTGCGATGTTGCAGGAAGGAGCTTTCACCGATTGCAGGATTCAAACTGCCGAAGAGCGGCGCGTGGGAGCTTCCGTCGAAGCCGCCACTGACGGCGACAACTATATCGAGATCGCAGTCGCTGACGGAGTCGTGACGCTCAATGGTAAGGTCGAAAGCCTGTCGCACAAGCGGCTCGCCGGACTGCTCGCATGGTGGGTGCCGGGAACTCGCGACGTCGTAAACGGGATCGAAGTTAAGCCATTCGAGGACGATCGCGACGACGAGATCAGCGACGCTGTCACTATGGCGTTGGAAAAGGATCGCCTCCTCACCCACGACTCTATCAAGGTTAGCACGCGCAACTCGGTGGTGACTCTCGAGGGCGCAGTGCCCAACAACCGTCAGGCGCAGATGGCCGAAGCGGACGCCTGGTACATCTTCGGCGTCGATGGCGTCATCAACCATCTGCGTGCGGCCCAAGCGTAG